AAAACTATCTTCTAAAAGCCGAATCCCATATAACTCAGGACTTTTCATCCTTCTGATTGCGATCATCATGATGTTTATTGGCGGATTCAACACGCTGACAGACATGCTCATTTTTGTCATTTGGATTTTTTACACGATGACATTTGCGGCAGTCATCATCCTGCGAAAGCGGGAGCCGAAACTTGTCCGGCCATATAAGGTCCCGCTTTATCCTGTTTTACCGGTGATTTCCATACTTGGAGGGCTATTCATCGTCATTAATACCCTTTTAACTCAGACCGTGCTCGCACTATGCGGACTGGCAATCACTGCTCTGGGTCTCCCCATTTATTATGGAATGCGGAGCAAACATATAAACGAAAGTTGATAAGGCAAAGGCTCAGATCAGCGGCAGTAAGCTGGCTTCTGAGCCTTTTGAGTATTTTCATCCTATCGTGTTACGTTAAGGGAGGAACATCAAATCAAATAGAAGGAGGATTTGAAATGGCAGACTCACATAACCCTTATGAGGGCCTCAAAAGCCTTGAAAAGCTTGTAGGAGCCTGGAATATCTCCGGTTCCAGCATCAGTGGTCATGTTGTCTATTCATGGATGGAGGGCGGCTATTTTCTTGTTCAGCATTTTGACTTGGTCCATAACGGCCGGGTTATAAAAGGGATGGAAGTAATCGGCTATACGAAAGAATTTGGTGAAGAGACACCGGGTAAACACATAAAATCCAGAATGTTTGACAACTATGGAAATTCGTTTGAATACACATATGAAGTTAATCAGGAAACGCTCATCATATGGGGCGATGAAAAGGGCTCTCCTGCATACTATAAAGGAAAATGGAGCGATAACGGGAACTCAAACTCTGGGCAATGGGTTTATCCGGGCGGCGGCTATGAATCCGTCATGTCGCGCATGAAAGAAGCCTAACCGCTTCTACCTATAGGCAAACCTCAGCAAGGCATGCACCGCAAGTCTGCTCGTTATATCCCTGAAATCTTTGGATGGATCGATTTCAACAATATCCATTGCCCGTACTTTCTCATGCTTTGCGGCTGCAGAAACCGCTGAAAGAAGCTCCCTGCTCGTTAATCCCCCCGGGCCAATGGCCGGACAGCCGGGAGCAAACGCCTGATCCACTGCATCCATATCAAGAGAAAGGTAGATAACGTCCACTTTTTCCGCTAGCCTGTCTGCCTCTTTTTCTACGATAGGGAGAATCCCGGTCCGATCGATATCCCCCATCGTATAGACAGAGACATTGTTATCCTTTATATACTCGTTATAAACCGCTGCATTGGAAAAATCCCGGATGCCGATTTGAACCAAATTCTCCCCCTCAATGACTCCTTCTTCTATCAGACTTCTGAATGGCGTACCATTTGTCCTCCCTCCATCCTCAAGGTTCCGCACATCATGGTGGGCATCAAATTGGATGATGCCTATTGTACCGAAGAATTCCTTAAAAGCCCGGATGGCCGGATAGCTTACCCCATGATCGCCGCCCAGCAAAATGTACCGGGAGCATGACTTCTTGTTGATCATTTCCTTAACGCTTACATACATTCTTTTTAAGCTTTCCGGCAGATTGGTAGGGTGAGTCAAAACATCTCCAAAATCCAGTATTTTGTGATTGCGATAATCCCTGTTTCGTTCCCCTGAGAAAGTAGAGTATAGACTCATGCAGGACCGGATTGCTTGAGGAGCGTCGGATGCTTGTGACAACGAAATGGAAGACTTGGAAAACGGCATTCCGATCAGACCTGTATCCCCTGTCATCCCCTCCTTATAAGGAAGTATA
The Metabacillus sp. FJAT-52054 genome window above contains:
- the hutG gene encoding formimidoylglutamase; the encoded protein is MDPFSFLQPGKAAIFKDRFVTKVNETILPYKEGMTGDTGLIGMPFSKSSISLSQASDAPQAIRSCMSLYSTFSGERNRDYRNHKILDFGDVLTHPTNLPESLKRMYVSVKEMINKKSCSRYILLGGDHGVSYPAIRAFKEFFGTIGIIQFDAHHDVRNLEDGGRTNGTPFRSLIEEGVIEGENLVQIGIRDFSNAAVYNEYIKDNNVSVYTMGDIDRTGILPIVEKEADRLAEKVDVIYLSLDMDAVDQAFAPGCPAIGPGGLTSRELLSAVSAAAKHEKVRAMDIVEIDPSKDFRDITSRLAVHALLRFAYR